One window from the genome of Candidatus Didemnitutus sp. encodes:
- a CDS encoding glycosyltransferase, with translation MAQPSPSAFRIAVAIPCYQEEKTIAQVVSDFKAQLPDAAIYVFDNNCTDRTAEFARAAGATVIREKRQGKGYVVASMFELLTEDVIVMVDGDGTYDATAVHRLLEPIRRGDADMTVAARLQQYSDKSFRKFHVAGNQLVCSIINRIFAAQISDIFSGYRAFTHECALSIPITSRGFDVETELTVQSLYRGAVIREIEAPYGERPSGSFSKLRTFPDGIRVLLRLFLLMRAYKPLTLFGSLGLLALLGSAACAVLPLIELVELHRVASRPSAILSITGFMLGCLSIALGLVLSTTNQRLLELERVLIKRARRS, from the coding sequence ATGGCTCAACCCTCCCCTTCCGCCTTCCGCATCGCGGTCGCCATCCCCTGCTATCAGGAGGAAAAGACGATCGCGCAGGTCGTCAGCGACTTCAAAGCCCAGTTGCCCGACGCCGCCATCTACGTTTTCGACAACAACTGCACCGACCGCACGGCCGAGTTCGCCCGCGCCGCGGGGGCCACCGTCATCCGCGAGAAACGCCAGGGCAAGGGCTACGTCGTCGCCTCCATGTTCGAACTCCTCACCGAGGATGTCATCGTCATGGTGGACGGCGACGGCACCTACGACGCCACCGCCGTCCACCGCCTGTTGGAACCTATCCGCCGTGGAGACGCCGACATGACCGTCGCCGCCCGCCTGCAGCAATACAGCGACAAATCATTCCGCAAGTTCCACGTCGCCGGCAACCAGCTCGTCTGCTCGATCATCAACCGCATCTTCGCCGCGCAAATCTCGGACATTTTCTCCGGCTACCGCGCATTCACCCACGAGTGCGCCCTGTCGATTCCGATCACCTCGCGCGGCTTCGACGTCGAGACCGAGCTCACCGTCCAAAGCCTTTACCGCGGCGCCGTCATCCGTGAAATCGAAGCCCCTTACGGCGAACGCCCCTCCGGCAGCTTTTCCAAGCTCCGCACCTTCCCGGACGGTATCCGCGTGTTGCTGCGCCTGTTCCTGCTCATGCGCGCCTACAAGCCGCTCACGCTCTTCGGCAGCCTCGGCCTGCTCGCCCTCCTCGGCAGCGCCGCCTGCGCCGTCCTGCCGCTGATCGAGCTGGTGGAGCTCCACCGCGTCGCCAGCCGCCCCTCTGCCATCCTCTCCATCACGGGTTTCATGCTCGGCTGCCTCAGCATCGCGCTCGGCCTCGTCCTGAGCACGACAAACCAGCGGCTGCTCGAACTCGAGCGCGTGCTCATCAAGCGGGCCCGCCGCTCTTAA
- a CDS encoding class I SAM-dependent methyltransferase yields the protein MGTKDFNALDLLICRWRSRALHRLVPADATMLDFGCGHQAMFLRSVQTKIKRGVGLDYDATPAQPAPNLELRQFRFVDRFDYPDASFNLVTILAVLEHIPLDQVDVLFREFSRILAPGGRILVTTPTPAAKPVLEFMAFRLKIISAPEIADHKHYYTEADLRALAARHGLSCPVYRRFLWGFNCLSAMEKPATPPAA from the coding sequence ATGGGCACCAAGGACTTCAACGCGCTCGACCTTCTCATCTGCCGCTGGCGCTCCCGCGCCCTGCACCGGCTCGTGCCGGCCGACGCCACCATGCTCGATTTCGGCTGCGGGCACCAGGCGATGTTCCTGCGCTCGGTGCAGACGAAAATAAAGCGCGGCGTCGGCCTCGACTACGACGCCACTCCCGCGCAACCGGCACCCAATCTCGAACTGCGCCAATTCCGTTTCGTCGATCGCTTCGACTACCCGGACGCGAGTTTCAACCTCGTCACCATCCTTGCCGTGCTCGAGCACATCCCGCTCGACCAGGTTGATGTCCTTTTCCGTGAATTCTCGCGCATCCTCGCGCCCGGCGGCCGCATCCTCGTCACCACGCCGACTCCCGCCGCCAAGCCCGTGTTGGAATTCATGGCCTTTCGCCTGAAAATCATCTCCGCCCCGGAAATCGCCGACCACAAACACTACTATACCGAAGCCGACCTGCGGGCCCTCGCGGCGCGTCACGGTCTGTCCTGTCCGGTATATCGGCGTTTCCTCTGGGGATTCAACTGCCTGTCCGCGATGGAAAAGCCCGCGACGCCCCCGGCAGCCTGA